From Chryseotalea sp. WA131a:
AAAAAGTTTCAACCTAACATAAAATGCCTCGATTCGCTCGGGGCATTTTTGTTTCAACCTATTTACGCTCAAGTACAGCCATCGCAGCATTGTGACCGGGTATGCCGCTAACACCACCACCACGTTTAGCTCCTGCTCCACAAATAAAAATACGGGAGTCATCCGTTTCCACACCCCAACCTGGCGCTTCTCCTTCCTCGCGGAATGGAAAGGCTAAGTCTCGGTGAAAAATATTTCCACGAGGCAAACCAATCGCGGCCTCAATATCTAAAGGCGTTTTTACTTCTATAGACAGTTCGCCATTTGCTGACCGTGCTAATACAGATTCGATTGGGTCAACTAAATATTGATTCAATGATTGAATGGCCGACTGCAATGCAGCTTCTCGCTGTGCATCGTGATTACCGTCAAAAAGATTAGCGGGTGTGTGCAAGCCAAACAATGTCATGGTATGATATCCCATTTGTTGCAGTTCGGAGCTTAGAATACTTGGGTCGGTGAGGGTATGACAATAAATTTCCAACGGGAGATTATCCGGAATTTTTCCCGAGTGGGCCTGTTGATACGCTGTTTCGAGTTGGCTAAAACTCTCGTTGATGTGAAACGTTCCTGCAAACGCATCGCGTGGGTCTGCACCCGATTTTAACTGTGGCAGTTGTTTTACCAACATATTGATTTTTATTTGCGAACCTTCTAAACTTGGTGGAGGAGTTTTGCCACGGAGTTTTGCCAATACTTGTGGTGCGGCATTGCAAAGTAAATAACTAGCAGAAATGCTATTCCCATCTTCTAGCGTAACCAAAACTTCTTTTGCATCGGAAGCAACACTTGCCACGCGACTGTTCACCGCAATGGTTACTCCCGCAGCTATGGCCACTCGCTCTAATTCTTTTACCAACGCACCCATTCCGCCTTGTGGCACTTTCCATTCTCCGTTTCCATTTCCGATTAAGTGGTAAAGAAAACAAACATTGGCCTGCATTGAAAAGGCAGAAGTGAATGTGCCGATAAGTGCATCGGTAAGTACTACACCACGCACAATATCATCTTTAAAATTATTGGTGATCACGTCACCTATTGGGTTTTCAATCAGATCATTCCATACATGGTCGAGTCCTATTTCTTTTTTTAATTCCGATCGTGTCGGCAATGGCTTCAGCATAGAAGGAGCTATGCGCTGTGCAAATTTTTCGATGTCTCCATAAAACTTTTGCCATGCTTTCATTTCTTTTTCTCCACCAACTATGGATTTAAACGAAGCGGCTGTTTGTTCATCCCAAATGCGCGAAATGTGCAAGCCTTGATCTTTACCGTTTCTGCTGAACGGAGTATAACTGGCCACCTTGCGTGACAATGTTTTGAAATTGAGACTTAGATCACGTACAATTTTATCCGGCAACAACGACACGAGGTAGGAATAGCGAGAGAGGTATGCATCAAAATCGGGGAAAACCCGTACGCTCGTAGTGGCTCCACCGATTTCAGCATTGGCCTCTAATACCAAAACTTTTTTTCCGGCTTTAGCCAAATAGGTTGCTGCAATCAACCCATTGTGGCCTGCACCAATAATTACAATGTCATATTTCTTTGTCATGAAAAGATAAAATAAACAGCTTGGGTAAAATTAGTGAAAACTTGAGCGCAAAACATAAACCTCCTTTGCAAGATGTGCGTTGCCTTCGGAGTGTAACCTAGAAAAAAAGCCCCGAAAATTTTCGGGGCTTTTTTAATGATTCAGCTAAACTAAATAGCCGGGTCTGCTGGTGTGTTTGGGTTATTGTCCCTCTCTGAAAAAGGGTAGGGTAGAAAATTGCGACTCCGTTCTGAAGCAGGTCGACCAAACCTGCGGCTATCTTCTAGTCTCATTCCAGTCAAATAGAGTTCAATGCATCTTTGCTTATATATTTCATCCAAAATTGCACCTGGCGTATTTTCTCCACTATAGGCAGGTTGATTAGCACCAATGCCGTACGAATCAGCGGCAGGAAGCTTCTGCAATATTTTGTTTAATTCCGTTGTAGCATTCGCCAGATCATTTTTTCGGGCAAAGGCTTCTGCTTTATTCAACGTAACTTCTCCTGCACGATAAATAGGTAATACACTTGAATTTGACGTAAAGAAACTGGCCCTACCTAAGTTAAGCGTTCCACCTGCACTATAAAAGAAAGCCCTTCGTCCATCATTTGCTGGCGTTTGAAGGGCAGTGGGTAAGCTAAACTGGGTATTGAATGGCTCTGTTACATTTCTATTACCAAAACTACTCTCAAACAAAGCATTTCTTGTTAAATCATCATGTCGAAACTCCGATTTAACTGTAGTCGCTAAGGAAACAAGATTAGCTGCCGATAATGCTTTGTCATTATCACCTGCCATTAATGCGTATCGACTAATAAGTGCATTAATGGTATTTAGATAATCAATACCTGGAACAATGCCCGCAGAAAAATCAGGCGAAATAGGCGCCTTGGCAAGTTCCGTACGTGCCGCTTCAAGAATAGAAATCGCTTCATTTAAAACAGCTATCCTATCCACAAATGGAGCACTAGTTCCGCCTGCTTGAGTTGCGCTTGTTCCATTTACTATTGGCGCTTGTTGCCAAAACATGGCTAAATTGCCAAGAGCCATTGCTTTAAAGATGGATGCGTGAGCTTGCAACGCGCCCTTCATACCTTGATCGGAAGCAATTTTCAAATTCGACAAAATTAAATCGGCATTAGATCGAATTAAGTTACACTGATTCCATAGGTTAGAAATCACCCCATTATTACCTAAAACAGACGCTCCTCCTAAAAACAGATTCTGCTCATCTGTATTCCCAGCATTTAAAACTAGCAACTCTTTGGTTAATAATCCACTAGTTGTGGGTATAGTATAATTCGGTGATAACCTGGAAATAGAATATTTAAAGGAGAGCCCATTTGCTATAGTGATTAATCCAATGACATCAGATACTACCTGAGTCTGGGTAGCGGAACTGGGATTGGTGTACTCCTGATTGCAAGATGCAAACATGAACACAGCTATCAAAACAACTGCATTTATTATCTTTTTCATATCATCAATTGATTAAAGGTGTTAGAATGAGAAGGTGATTTGCGCTTTGTATGTACGCGGAATAGGCACGTTACCAAAGTCAACACCCCTTACGCGGTCACTATTTCCTCCTGCATTGGTTTCCGGGTCATAGCCATTGTAACTATCCCATGATATCAGATTTCTTCCCGACAAACCAATATTTACATTATTGATGCCTTTGATTGGGCTTTTTAAATTATAAGACAATCCTATTTCGCGCAATTTTACAAATGAGCCATTATCTACTCGCCACTCTTCAATAGGGCCGATTGCGAAAATGTATCCTCTTACAATTTCTCCTTTCATCTCTTGCTCAGCGATGGGGCCAATACCAACATTCTCGCGGGTTCTTTTATCCGCATTAAAAACACTTACACCTTGTACAAAATCAAACAGGAAATTGAAATTAAAATTTTTGTAAGCCAAATTACTCATTAGTGATCCTGTCCAATCTGGATTGGGATTTCCAATAATCGTTCTGACTGCGCCTACCCCTGGCCCAAATACGGGCTGACCAGTAACAGCATCTCTAGATTGCGTGTAAGTTAGTGGCGTCAATGAACTCTGCACTCCTCTTTCACTTTGCAAAAATCCTTGAGGCGTTAACAGTGGATCTCCATTTCCATCCCTGGCGATGGTAGTGCCGTAAAACACACTAGCAGGTGCGCCTTCAATCAAAAAAACTGGTGCTCCAGCAGAATTCCCAATCGAAATTGTTGGACTTCCTAACTTAGTGACTTTGTTTCTATTTTGATTATAAATGAATGTAACATCCCAAGTCAAGTTTTGAGTTTTTACAGGAACAATGTTTAAGGATATCTCAAAGCCATTGTTTTCCATTGTACCCACATTGTTGACAATACTCAAACCACCTTCTGATGAGGCCGTTCCCCTGCTAACTACTAGGTCTGTAATACTTTGGTTATAGAAAGTTGCACCCAAATTGATTTTACTGTTCCAAAAGTCGATGTCTGTTCCAAATTCAAATTCACTCATTCGTTCTGGGCGAACATTTGGATTAGCTAATTGAGAGCTAGGAACAATTGTATTTCTACCTAAATAAGGAGTTGGTTGAAATTGCCAAAAGCGAGAGAATGGATCCAAACCAACCAGATTACCGGCCTGTCCCCAAGAGCTTCTCAATTTTAAAGAACTTACAATACTAGCTGGAATGCTACTTTTCCAAAAATCCATGTCTGATACAACAAAGCTACCACTCACCTTTGGATATGTTTGAGTTCGCTCGCCCTCAGAAAAAATAGAAGATTGATCTCTTCTGACCGCTCCGGTAATAAAAGCCAGATTCTTATAACCCAAAGTAGCCTGCCCAAAATAACCGCTTAGACTAAACTGAGGCAACCCATAGCCTGCTGTAACAGCAGAGCTAGCACCGCTTACAGTTTCAATCAATGCATTTACCCCCTCACCACTGGCTCTTTGAAAGTCGGTGCGTTGATACTGGTAGCTGCCACCAATAACGGCATTTAGCTTTAAGTCAGAAGTCAATTGCTTTTCATACGAAACATTTAAATCAGTATTAAACTGCAATACCGAGTTGCTAGCATTAGAAGCATAGCCAGTTGGGTATCTTTCTGCTGGCAGGCCAGCTACCGATTGATAAGGATACGGCCTGATTAACCCTCTTCCATTTTGTGTAAATGCGTCCACTCCAATTACCCAATCGATACCAAGTCCTTTTATTGGTGTTAGATTAAGTTGAAGGTCATTGACAGTTCTATTTACAGACTGTGTAAAATTCATGTCTTCGATTGTAGACAAGGGGTTTACCCGAGTTGCTTCTACTGCTTGGAGTTTTCCATTTGATGGATTGCGTTGAGTAATGTCATATATATTGTTGGTAATGTTTATTGAATTGATTGGGCTGTAGAAAACGTTGCCATTTGCTTTTTCATTTGAGAACGAATTGGAGTATGACAAGCCTACACTTAATTTTGCCCAATCTGCTAATCTTTGCTCTATTCTTGCGCGAAGATTGTAACGAGTAAAGTCAGTACCTTTAATGATACCTTCGTTGCGTGAATACGAAATAGATGTAAAGTATTGCGTTTTGTCATTACCTCCGTTAATGGATAAGTTGTTATCTGTACCATACCCCTTCTGGAAAATTTGATCTTGGTAGTCATAGCGAGTAACATCAACTAAATTGGTTCTTAAACTACTAACTACGTTGTCTCTTGTAACCGCTGTAAATGTCTCTCCTGGTAGCGCAGGCCAGGCTGTGCTTAGAGGTTGAATTGGGTGTAACCGTAACCCCACACTACCAAACTGTTTTCCATAAGTTGAAATAGGTACTTTCTTCCTAAGTTCATTCATTGTTACGCTAGTAGAAAATGAAAATCTTGGCGCACCTGATTTACCCTTCTTAGTAGTAATTAGCACTACTCCATTCGAAGCACGTGAACCATATTGAGCAGCGGCAGCAGCACCATTAACCACATTAATGCTTTCAATATCTTGAGGATTGATATCTACTAAGCGGTTATTCCCAACGGATGCTTCACCTACTTGATTCCCCAAAGCGGTTTGAGATACGTTAGCAGTAGAATTACTGACTATAACACCATCAATTACATAAAGTGGATCGGAAGGTCCTGACAGTGATTTTACACCGCGTAAACGAATAGTCATTCCTCCAGCAGGATCACCTGAGTTTTGAGTGATTTGAGCCCCAGGCACTTTGCCTTGCAAAGCCGTAAATAAGTTATTTGCTCCAGATTTATCAATCATGCTAGCGCTAACGCTGGAAATATTATTACCCAACTCTCTCTTCGCTTGTTTTAAAGTAGAACCTGTAACCACCACTTCATCCAAAGCTTTTATATCCGTTGATAGTGCAATGGCCACTGGCGCTGTAGAACCATTTGAAATGTTAACTGTTGACACAACAGTTTGATATCCAATAAAACTAACTTGGAGTTGTAAATTGCCATCGGCACTTTGAACAGACAGCGAAAAATTTCCATCAGCATCAGTTATCGTACCATTGCTGGTGCCTGTAACCAAAACACTCGCTCCCGGTAATCCTTGTTGAGTTTCAGCATCAGTTACTCTACCCGTAATAGTAACAGATTGGCTTTGTGCCCAGGTAGTGGTACAAACCAGCAGCAAGAGAATGCTCCAATAGGCAGCTCTTCGCTTTTTGAGTCGGTAAAATTGAATCATGAAATTTGTTTTTAAGTGAAGAATAGTTATTTTTTTGGTTATAGTGAAGTATTAAACCCGCAAAAACCAGAAAAACTTGGGATCAATTTGCGTTTTTTTTCTTGAATCGCAAACGATTGTGAATTTTTTTTGTAAAATCGTGCAATAAGCCTGACCTATGCTCAAAGAAGAGCGACTTAATTATATAGTTAATGAGGTGAAGATCCGCAACAGGGTTCAACTGGTAGACATTGCCCAAAAACTTGCTGTATCGGAAGACACAGTGCGCAGGGATTTAAATTACCTGGATGAGCAAGGCAAAGTGAAAAAGGTTCATGGAGGTGCTATCTCCAACTCTTTTCACGTCTACACTTATCGTGAAGACCAGATTTACGCGTATGAAAGCAAATCGGTTATTGCCGCCAAAGCGATTAGCCAACTGAAAGAAGGAGATGTGGTGGTGATGAGTGGGGGCACAACCAACTTGGAGGCAGCAAGGCTAATTCGTAATGATTTAAAAATAACTGTATTTACACCTAGTTTGCCCATTGCCATGCAATTGCTGGTTCACAAATCAATAGAAGTAATATTTGTGGGGGGTAAACTTTCGCACGATGCTCAAATAGCGGTAGGGGGCGATGCTATTAGAACGCTGCAACAAGTGAAAGCCGATGTGTGTTTGATGGGCACCGGTAATCTTGACGTTAACCACGGGCTCACCGAGTTTGATTGGGATGTAGTGCAACTAAAAAAAGTAATGATTGAATCGGCTAAGCGTGTAATGGTACTTACGATTTCTGAAAAGATAAACTCTTCTCAGCGCTTCAATGTTTGTCCCGTCACCTCCATTCATACATTGATTACCGAACTGCCACAAGATGCCAATGCCCTTCAAGATTTTAAAGAAAAAGGGCTGCAAATTTTGTAATCAATCCTCATTTACTGGTTCATAGTCGAGCGGTAGCAAGGTTGCAATTTTCTCTGACCACGACCAATAGTTCTCAAGAAAAATACCCCGTACATCTTCGTAATATCCGTTGCTATAAATCTTTAACGGGGTCAACACGCGCAAAATAGAACGCTGCTTTATCCGCTGCTCTCTTCGTGCAATGGTTTGTGCGTAGATGGGGTCCTCTAGTCGATCATACTGAATCGCAAGCAAGCCTTGATAATTTGCTTCACCCGTTTGGCTCGTCATAAATTCTGTACCCGTAAGTTTTTCGCTGACCACACTATCTATCTCTTTTGGCAGATTGCGCAGCCGTAAATAATAACTGAGGCTATCACCTTTAAAATCCTTTGCGTTAGAATAAAAATTGATCTGAAGTTGACCATCACTCATTTGCTTTTTTCTCAGTTCATTGATTTTTGCCGAAAGGTGCTCATCGGATGGTCGTTCCTTATTGGGGATTCTAAAAAGGCGCGAAACTTTAAAGTCATTTTCTCTCCACGCTTGATTTCGCCAAGAGCGCATGAAGTGTAACAGCGATCCTTCATAAATTCGCTGCCTCTCTTTCAGCCAATTCTTTTTTTCGCGTTCGTTCTTAGCAGCCATCTCTTCAAATTGTGGAAGACCATAAATATTAAACAGGCCACTTCTACTAGCATATTCAAAATGATAAAGATGATACTTGATGCGATAGCCAGTTGCTTTGTTTTCAACTATGATAGGTTGTTTGGCGTAGGCTACCAATGTTGCATCTTTTGGGTCGAAGTAAAGTGATAAATCTTTCGGGTTGAGAATTTTGCACTGCTGTGCATACTTGGAAGTACCTAAAAAGTGATACTTGAAATCTCGATAGTTCCTATTCCATCCAATGGTATCCGGCTTTACTAAAATTTCCTTCAATACTTTGGCTTCTGGGGCAAGTTTTTGATGAATGATTAAATGGGTAGAGCCTTCAAAGGTTACCGACTGCTGTGCAGTAGCGTAGCCAACAAAAGTAAGAGTAAGGTCATATTTGCCTGATGGAAACCCAGAGAAACTAAACTCACCATTGATGCTGGTACTTGCACCAAAAGTAGTATTGGCAAAGAATACATTGGCAGATGGAATGGGCTCTCCCGTTTGCTCATCTACTACTTTACCCTCTATTTTGTTTTGCCCAAAAGCAGCAATAGAAAGTAGCGTGATTAACAGGAAGAGTACTTGATTCATGGTGCTAAGCTAATATTCTTCATAGAATTTACTTACTTAGACTACGTTAATTAAGGTTAATTTGGTAATGAAATCTTGCCCATCGATACGCTCGGTATTCCATTGCGGCCAGAGCCGTAGTTTACTTGCCCTCCACAAATGCATTCGTTGGCCAATGTTGCAAACAGCACCGCTTCTTTTGCATCGGGGTGAATGCCCAAATCTGCAGTGATTAAAAACTCTTGATGTGAAAGTTGTGACTTCAAATGCTGCATCAGCAAGGGGTTGTGCATACCACCACCGCTGGAATATATTTTAAAATCAGTTCTGTCTTTTAAGCACTCACGAAGTGCCACCACAATCATATCGGCTGAAAAACGGTTGAGGGTGGCCATGGCATCTTCATGCGAAATGGATTCTGTTTGCGATTGTTGCTGGGCTTGAGACAAATAATTAAGATTGAATAACTCAGGGCCGGTAGTCTTAGGAAAAGCTTGCTGAAAGAATGAATGGTTCTTCAATGCCTTCAAGAGTGCGTCATTTATTTTTCCTTGGCTAGCCACCTCGGCATTCTCATCAAAGTATTTGGAAAAATGCTTTTGCATGTAGGCGTCCATCAACGTATTGCCCGGGCCAACATCGGTACTGAATACTTCATCGGCATTTACTGTGCCGGGCAAATATGTAAAGTTGGCAATGCCACCAATGTTGAGCATAATGCGGTTCTCTCCTTTTTTAGAAAAGATTAAAAAGTCTCCATACGATGCCAACGGGGCGCCTTCTCCACCACCGGCAATATGCTTTTGCCTGAAGTCGCTAAGCGTGATAATGCCCGTGGCATGGGCGAGGTGATCACCATCGCCAATTTGCAATGTTGCATTGCCAAACTTTTCTTTTTGGTGAAGGGATTTTGGTGCATGATAGATTGTCTGTCCGTGGCTGGCAATCAAATCAATTTCGTTTGACGAGCGCTTCCATTTATTTAAACAACCCAAAATCAGGCGGGCATACTCCAATGCTACCCAAGCATTGAGCAAACAGACTTTTTCTAAACTGACCATATCCTTTGAAAAAACCGATTTGATTTCCTCTTTGAAAGAAGCACCGTAAGGAACGGTTTGAAATTCCAATAATTCGATTTGTGTATCCAATCCATTTCCGCGAAAACTGCACAGCGCCACGTCCAACCCATCCAGCGAGGTGCCAGACATTAAGCCAATGATTAATCGTTCAGGTTTTTGAGTGATCTTAAACAATGATTCTACTTGCTTGTTCATAGTAGGTTTATATTCAATGGACGGACTGATTATCTTATCGTTTTCTCTAATCGTTGGCTGCGTTGAAAATTTTTAACCGCCTCCATTTTTCTTCCATAGTGTAAACTCGCATTCACTTCGTACCCATACAAAAGAATTACAGTCACGAGTTGTATCCAAGCCATCAGTGCAATCAACGCACCTATAGAACCATATACTTTGTTGTAGCTACCAAAGTTGGTGATGTACACAGAAAATCCATACGACAGTGCAAGTATAGCAAGTGTGGCCAGAAACGAGCCGATGGAAAAAAAACTCCAGTTGTAATGAACGGCCGGCCCAAAATAATAGATAAAGGAGATCGCCAAAAAGAACACAATAAAGATTACCAAAAATCGCAATGCAAAGAGCATGTAGATTGTGAAACTATCCAAATTTAGATGACTGAAGTCTTCTAGGTGCGATAAAATATAATTGAGAACGAACTGACCCACAATGAGCAAGACGATAGCCGAAATCAATACCAACGCTAACGTCAGCGTAAGCCCCAGAGCCGTAACGCGCATGCGAAGCCAATGACGTTTTTCTACCGTGCGATAACAGGCATTGAAGGCACGCATTAAGGCCATCATACCATTGGTAGACAAATAAAGCGCAAACAAAACACCGAATGTCAACAATCCACCCCGCTGCTTGCTGATAATGTCGTACAGCGTTGATGAAATGGTGTCGTACATTGATGGCGGAACCAGCGATTTGATGAAATCCATTATCGTGACTGTTGTTATTTCTGGAAAATAAATTGAAATATAAGGAACGAGTGTAAACAAAAATATAATCGCGGGGAATGTGGCCAATATAAAATTGAATGCCACTCCATTGGCGCGATCCATAATTTCATCCTCGCTGATGTTGTAAGAGAAGATTTTAATGAACTTATACAGCGAAAGGTTATCGTACTTCTTGAGTTTTATCCGCTTAAGCCAACTGCGTCCGGTGCGGGCACTGTTAAATTTTAATATCCGCTTTCGGGTAACGTATTTCATGACTGAATTCGGAAATTTGGAAATGCGTTAATTCGAAAATGGATTGTACGTTCATAGCTTATGCCCCTAAGGATACAACTCCGCCTACTCTGATGCTTCCTCATTTTCAAATTTTGAAATCGGCTCATCTTCAAATTAATGAAAATAAGGTTTCAATACTTCCATAAAAGTCTCCGGTGGTCTGCACGGTCTACCCGTTTTCTTGTCGACAAATGCTAAATGTGTTTCGCCTTCGTGAATGAGTTTGCCATCGCCATTGTAAATTACGTAACTAAATCGAATGCGCACACTTGGTTTTTCGTGTATGGTGGTCACGATCCGCAAATGATCATCGTACAATGCCGCTTGATGAAATTTAGAATGGTTTTCAAGCACGGGCATCATCACGCCATCGTTTTCTAATTTTTTGTAGGTGAGACCTAATTGGCGCAGCGCCTCTACTCGGCCCACCTCGTAATACATGGCATAGTTACCATAATACACATAACCCATTTGATCGGTTTCACCGTATCGCACACGGACAAAAGTTTCGGAGGAATACATTCTTAGGAGATAGGAGTAGGGTTTCTGATTAATTATTACCGAAAACTGAATACCGATTGCTGAATACTAATTACCACTTATCAACTACTACTTACGAGCGGCCGCCTTCGTCATCTCCGCAGTCAATGCCTTTTGATATTTTCGAGCGTTCACATTGTGTTCATCTAAGTTTTTGGCGAAGTTGTGGTATCCTGAAAAATCCTCTTTGGCGCACATGTAATAATACTTGTGGTCTTCCGCATTGAGCACCGCATCTATGTTTACAATTTGTGGCACATTGATGGGGCCCGGTGGCAGACCAGGAAATTTATAAGTGTTGTAGGGCGAATCGATTTGCTTGTGTGTATTCAGCACCCGCTTAAGCGAAAAATCACCCGAGGCATACACCAAGGTGGGATCCGCTTGCAAGGCAATGTTTTTTTTCAGTCGGTTAATGTAGAGTCCTGCAATTTTTGGTGCTTCGTCTTCTTTCACCGTTTCTGCTTGCACAATCGAGGCCAAGATGGATACCTCGATTGGCATTAAACCAAGTTTGTTGGCTTTGGCAAGTCGATCGGTATTCCAGAATCGCTTGTACTCTTCATTCATTTTCTGAATCAGGCTTTCTGGGGTAACGTTGAAATAAACTTCATAGGTATTGGGGATGAACATGCAGCGGATGTTTTCCTTTGTAAAACCCTCTTTATTATTTTCAATAAATTTTTCAAGTGCCTCTTCAAATTCATCGGGCGTTACGCCAATGTTTTTGGTTAACTTCTCCCCGAGCTCACTCGTCAACCGCACATACGAAAACGTAACCTTTACTGGTTCTTGTTTACCTGATTTTAAAACTTTGATGGCTTGCAGATTGGTCATGTTTCTGCGCAAGATGAAGCGCCCTGGAACAATTTTTTTATTGTAGCCATTTAGCTTCGCCAAAAAACTAAAGGAAACCATATCGTTTACATAATTGCCGTTGCCTAAGTCCCTGAGCACGGATTGGTAGGTAGCCCCAGACTTCACCACAAACAATTTATCGTCTCTATCTACCAGCACATTGGCTACGTACACAATTTGGTACGTGTAAAACGTGAATGTGATGAGCAAGATGGAACCCACTAAAAAGCCAACAAGTTTTATTTTCTTTACATCCATTTGACAAAGGTAATAAATAGTCTTTTAGTCAATAATCGGTTTTCCGTATTCGCTTTTCAAGTAATCGGTAATCAGAAATCTGCTCTGAACTCCTATAACCAAATTCCTATCTCTTATCTTGCATGATGCCTGCGGAACTTCTATCCATTCACCCCATCAATCCCGAACCCCGAAAAATTAACCGGGTGGTTGAGGTTTTACAAAAAGGTGGCGTGATTGTGTACCCAACTGATACGATTTATGGAATCGGTTGCGACCTGATAAACAAGCGCGCTGTAGAGCGACTATGTGATATAGAAGGTGTGAAGCCACAAAAAATGAATTTATCCTTTATCTGCAACGATCTTAGTCATATCTCAGAATATGTGAGGAATTTACAAACACCTGAATTCAAAATTTTGAAACGATTGCTGCCCGGGCCATTTACATTTATCTTCGAATCCAACTCAAACGTGCCCAAGATTTTGGGCGTGAATAAAAAAACAGTAGGCATTCGTATACCCGATCATCACATACCGCTAGAGATTGTAAAGTTATTAGGCAATCCTTTGATAACATCTTCCATTAAAGACGATGATGCTATAAAAGAATATACCACGGACCCCGAGGAAATCTATGAAGACTTCAAACACAAAGTTGATTTAGTCATCAACGGAGGGATGGGTGGTAA
This genomic window contains:
- a CDS encoding anhydro-N-acetylmuramic acid kinase is translated as MNKQVESLFKITQKPERLIIGLMSGTSLDGLDVALCSFRGNGLDTQIELLEFQTVPYGASFKEEIKSVFSKDMVSLEKVCLLNAWVALEYARLILGCLNKWKRSSNEIDLIASHGQTIYHAPKSLHQKEKFGNATLQIGDGDHLAHATGIITLSDFRQKHIAGGGEGAPLASYGDFLIFSKKGENRIMLNIGGIANFTYLPGTVNADEVFSTDVGPGNTLMDAYMQKHFSKYFDENAEVASQGKINDALLKALKNHSFFQQAFPKTTGPELFNLNYLSQAQQQSQTESISHEDAMATLNRFSADMIVVALRECLKDRTDFKIYSSGGGMHNPLLMQHLKSQLSHQEFLITADLGIHPDAKEAVLFATLANECICGGQVNYGSGRNGIPSVSMGKISLPN
- a CDS encoding YihY/virulence factor BrkB family protein, with amino-acid sequence MKYVTRKRILKFNSARTGRSWLKRIKLKKYDNLSLYKFIKIFSYNISEDEIMDRANGVAFNFILATFPAIIFLFTLVPYISIYFPEITTVTIMDFIKSLVPPSMYDTISSTLYDIISKQRGGLLTFGVLFALYLSTNGMMALMRAFNACYRTVEKRHWLRMRVTALGLTLTLALVLISAIVLLIVGQFVLNYILSHLEDFSHLNLDSFTIYMLFALRFLVIFIVFFLAISFIYYFGPAVHYNWSFFSIGSFLATLAILALSYGFSVYITNFGSYNKVYGSIGALIALMAWIQLVTVILLYGYEVNASLHYGRKMEAVKNFQRSQRLEKTIR
- a CDS encoding acyl-CoA thioesterase translates to MYSSETFVRVRYGETDQMGYVYYGNYAMYYEVGRVEALRQLGLTYKKLENDGVMMPVLENHSKFHQAALYDDHLRIVTTIHEKPSVRIRFSYVIYNGDGKLIHEGETHLAFVDKKTGRPCRPPETFMEVLKPYFH
- the mltG gene encoding endolytic transglycosylase MltG, with the protein product MDVKKIKLVGFLVGSILLITFTFYTYQIVYVANVLVDRDDKLFVVKSGATYQSVLRDLGNGNYVNDMVSFSFLAKLNGYNKKIVPGRFILRRNMTNLQAIKVLKSGKQEPVKVTFSYVRLTSELGEKLTKNIGVTPDEFEEALEKFIENNKEGFTKENIRCMFIPNTYEVYFNVTPESLIQKMNEEYKRFWNTDRLAKANKLGLMPIEVSILASIVQAETVKEDEAPKIAGLYINRLKKNIALQADPTLVYASGDFSLKRVLNTHKQIDSPYNTYKFPGLPPGPINVPQIVNIDAVLNAEDHKYYYMCAKEDFSGYHNFAKNLDEHNVNARKYQKALTAEMTKAAARK
- a CDS encoding threonylcarbamoyl-AMP synthase, with amino-acid sequence MPAELLSIHPINPEPRKINRVVEVLQKGGVIVYPTDTIYGIGCDLINKRAVERLCDIEGVKPQKMNLSFICNDLSHISEYVRNLQTPEFKILKRLLPGPFTFIFESNSNVPKILGVNKKTVGIRIPDHHIPLEIVKLLGNPLITSSIKDDDAIKEYTTDPEEIYEDFKHKVDLVINGGMGGNVPSTIVDFTGGEPIVVRQGLGIFKT